One genomic window of Solanum dulcamara chromosome 12, daSolDulc1.2, whole genome shotgun sequence includes the following:
- the LOC129876140 gene encoding two-component response regulator-like APRR7 isoform X2, which produces MKIIGDEDKKMLDEDKVIGDGISGEGINTVKDNEFKIDMISNDRIDERDITLQAQRGLKLQEQQQSQGSAVCWQQFLHVTSIKVLLVENDDSTRHVVSALLRNCNYEVIEAANGLQAWKILENLTNHIDLVLTEVVMPCLSGLGLLSKIMSHYTRKTVPVIMMSSHDSMDLVFKCLSKGALDFLVKPIRKNELKNLWQHVWRRCHSSSGSGSESGTQTQKSIKSKSSEQSENNSASNDGKDNGRYSLNVGKGSEDGNGTQNSWTKQAVEAGSPQTVSPFKQVPECPDSTCAQVIRSNAETAANKNAERNAKRKCQEEEEHPDYIAKKPSLKGIPRNQQSRPENAIQLPVKLVDAEHKTLLAINSNPSSLKMDEHQAILDGNFPSTEYHDVTAATTHPRTNSRRLNKAVQVLEINNSSIGESKELRLKRLREPKEPEKSAQDDRSVLRRSDLSAFSRYNSSSNPTRTPNGIKLGSSLINNGQEVAKKSVRDIPTHTNEKFLYPSSSGTDNIIDKGSTTNRLSEEPLLSRDKAEATSTIKGLYSSSAFKPAKIDFRISRQQVPQVKLKPCNMQATDSLVPRGSHTDILVHYHHHYHFHDLDQDCTSTQVDFSLKKLTVGGPSCASFNSLARPCEGNPEYHSLNRSASGSNRGSNVLDGSCTAINAGGTNGESDNGLAGKNGSGDASGIGCGNTTNPSKLAGEAALTKFCQKKKDRCFKKKSFRK; this is translated from the exons ATGAAAATCATCGGTGATGAAGACAAAAAAATGTTAGACGAGGACAAGGTTATCGGAGATGGAATTTCTGGTGAAGGGATAAATACAGTTAAGGATAATGAGTTCAAAATTGACATGATTAGTAATGACAGGATAGACGAGAGGGATATCACATTGCAAGCTCAACGTGGTTTGAAATTGCAAGAACAGCAACAGAGTCAGGGGTCAGCAGTCTGTTGGCAACAATTTCTTCATGTCACTTCCATTAAAGTGCTGCTGGTGGAGAATGATGATTCAACACGACATGTCGTCTCTGCTTTACTTCGAAATTGCAATTATGAAG TTATAGAAGCAGCCAATGGATTGCAAGCTTGGAAGATACTGGAAAACCTGACCAATCACATTGATCTAGTGTTGACAGAGGTTGTAATGCCTTGCTTGTCAGGCTTAGGTCTCCTATCCAAAATCATGAGCCACTACACACGCAAGACTGTTCCTGTTATCA TGATGTCATCTCATGATTCAATGGATTTAGTCTTCAAGTGTTTGTCAAAAGGTGCGCTCGACTTCCTGGTAAAACCTATACGAAAGAATGAGCTCAAGAACCTGTGGCAGCATGTGTGGAGAAGATGCCATAGT TctagtggaagtgggagcgaaAGCGGTACTCAAACCCAAAAATCTATAAAATCAAAAAGCAGTGAGCAGTCTGAAAACAACAGTGCTAGCAATGACGGGAAAGATAATGGGCGGTACAGCCTAAATGTTGGTAAAGGCAGTGAAGATGGAAATGGCACACAG AATTCCTGGACAAAGCAAGCTGTTGAAGCTGGTAGCCCTCAGACAGTGTCTCCATTCAAGCAGGTGCCTGAGTGTCCAGACAGCACTTGTGCACAGGTTATTCGTTCAAATGCAGAAACTGCTGCTAACAAGAATGCAGAGAGAAATGCCAAAAGGAAATgccaagaagaagaagaacatcCTG ATTACATTGCAAAAAAACCCTCTCTCAAGGGCATACCTAGAAATCAGCAGTCACGACCTGAAAATGCAATTCAGCTTCCAGTCAAACTTGTTGATGCAGAACATAAGACCCTGCTGGCAATAAATTCCAACCCAAGCAGTTTGAAGATGGATGAACACCAGGCAATTCTAGATGGTAATTTTCCATCCACTGAATATCATGATGTGACTGCTGCGACAACTCATCCTCGGACCAACAGTAGAAGGTTGAACAAAGCTGTGCAGGTATTAGAAATCAATAATTCATCCATTGGTGAATCTAAAGAGCTACGTTTGAAAAGGCTAAGAGAACCAAAAGAACCAGAAAAAAGTGCTCAAGATGATCGTAGTGTTTTGAGAAGATCAGATCTTTCAGCTTTCTCAAG GTATAATTCGTCCTCAAACCCAACGAGGACTCCTAATGGGATCAAGCTTGGTAGTTCTTTAATTAATAATGGCCAAGAAGTTGCCAAGAAGTCAGTACGTGATATTCCAACTCATACAAATGAGAAATTTCTATATCCAAGTTCAAGTGGAACTGACAATATTATAGATAAGGGGTCCACCACTAATAGACTTTCCGAGGAACCATTACTTTCTAGAGACAAGGCGGaagcaacatcaacaattaAAGGTTTGTACTCATCATCAGCTTTCAAGCCTGCGAAAATTGACTTCAGAATCTCCCGTCAGCAAGTGCCTCAAGTTAAGCTTAAGCCTTGTAACATGCAAGCTACAGACAGTCTTGTTCCGCGAGGCTCTCACACAGACATCCTAGTTCATTACCACCACCATTATCACTTCCATGACCTAGATCAAGATTGCACTTCCACCCAGGTAGATTTCTCATTGAAGAAACTGACTGTGGGTGGCCCAAGTTGTGCTTCATTCAACAGTCTAGCTAGGCCTTGTGAAGGGAACCCTGAATATCACAGTTTGAACAGAAGTGCTTCGGGAAGTAACCGCGGAAGCAATGTGCTGGATGGAAGCTGCACAGCTATAAATGCTGGAGGCACAAATGGGGAAAGTGATAATGGGTTAGCTGGCAAAAATGGAAGTGGTGATGCCAGCGGCATTGGTTGTGGAAACACGACAAATCCTTCTAAACTTGCCGGAGAAGCAGCCTTGACCAAATTTTGtcagaagaagaaagatagaTGCTTTAAGAAAAAG TCATTCAGAAAGTGA
- the LOC129876140 gene encoding two-component response regulator-like APRR7 isoform X1, protein MKIIGDEDKKMLDEDKVIGDGISGEGINTVKDNEFKIDMISNDRIDERDITLQAQRGLKLQEQQQSQGSAVCWQQFLHVTSIKVLLVENDDSTRHVVSALLRNCNYEVIEAANGLQAWKILENLTNHIDLVLTEVVMPCLSGLGLLSKIMSHYTRKTVPVIMMSSHDSMDLVFKCLSKGALDFLVKPIRKNELKNLWQHVWRRCHSSSGSGSESGTQTQKSIKSKSSEQSENNSASNDGKDNGRYSLNVGKGSEDGNGTQNSWTKQAVEAGSPQTVSPFKQVPECPDSTCAQVIRSNAETAANKNAERNAKRKCQEEEEHPDYIAKKPSLKGIPRNQQSRPENAIQLPVKLVDAEHKTLLAINSNPSSLKMDEHQAILDGNFPSTEYHDVTAATTHPRTNSRRLNKAVQVLEINNSSIGESKELRLKRLREPKEPEKSAQDDRSVLRRSDLSAFSRYNSSSNPTRTPNGIKLGSSLINNGQEVAKKSVRDIPTHTNEKFLYPSSSGTDNIIDKGSTTNRLSEEPLLSRDKAEATSTIKGLYSSSAFKPAKIDFRISRQQVPQVKLKPCNMQATDSLVPRGSHTDILVHYHHHYHFHDLDQDCTSTQVDFSLKKLTVGGPSCASFNSLARPCEGNPEYHSLNRSASGSNRGSNVLDGSCTAINAGGTNGESDNGLAGKNGSGDASGIGCGNTTNPSKLAGEAALTKFCQKKKDRCFKKKANAL, encoded by the exons ATGAAAATCATCGGTGATGAAGACAAAAAAATGTTAGACGAGGACAAGGTTATCGGAGATGGAATTTCTGGTGAAGGGATAAATACAGTTAAGGATAATGAGTTCAAAATTGACATGATTAGTAATGACAGGATAGACGAGAGGGATATCACATTGCAAGCTCAACGTGGTTTGAAATTGCAAGAACAGCAACAGAGTCAGGGGTCAGCAGTCTGTTGGCAACAATTTCTTCATGTCACTTCCATTAAAGTGCTGCTGGTGGAGAATGATGATTCAACACGACATGTCGTCTCTGCTTTACTTCGAAATTGCAATTATGAAG TTATAGAAGCAGCCAATGGATTGCAAGCTTGGAAGATACTGGAAAACCTGACCAATCACATTGATCTAGTGTTGACAGAGGTTGTAATGCCTTGCTTGTCAGGCTTAGGTCTCCTATCCAAAATCATGAGCCACTACACACGCAAGACTGTTCCTGTTATCA TGATGTCATCTCATGATTCAATGGATTTAGTCTTCAAGTGTTTGTCAAAAGGTGCGCTCGACTTCCTGGTAAAACCTATACGAAAGAATGAGCTCAAGAACCTGTGGCAGCATGTGTGGAGAAGATGCCATAGT TctagtggaagtgggagcgaaAGCGGTACTCAAACCCAAAAATCTATAAAATCAAAAAGCAGTGAGCAGTCTGAAAACAACAGTGCTAGCAATGACGGGAAAGATAATGGGCGGTACAGCCTAAATGTTGGTAAAGGCAGTGAAGATGGAAATGGCACACAG AATTCCTGGACAAAGCAAGCTGTTGAAGCTGGTAGCCCTCAGACAGTGTCTCCATTCAAGCAGGTGCCTGAGTGTCCAGACAGCACTTGTGCACAGGTTATTCGTTCAAATGCAGAAACTGCTGCTAACAAGAATGCAGAGAGAAATGCCAAAAGGAAATgccaagaagaagaagaacatcCTG ATTACATTGCAAAAAAACCCTCTCTCAAGGGCATACCTAGAAATCAGCAGTCACGACCTGAAAATGCAATTCAGCTTCCAGTCAAACTTGTTGATGCAGAACATAAGACCCTGCTGGCAATAAATTCCAACCCAAGCAGTTTGAAGATGGATGAACACCAGGCAATTCTAGATGGTAATTTTCCATCCACTGAATATCATGATGTGACTGCTGCGACAACTCATCCTCGGACCAACAGTAGAAGGTTGAACAAAGCTGTGCAGGTATTAGAAATCAATAATTCATCCATTGGTGAATCTAAAGAGCTACGTTTGAAAAGGCTAAGAGAACCAAAAGAACCAGAAAAAAGTGCTCAAGATGATCGTAGTGTTTTGAGAAGATCAGATCTTTCAGCTTTCTCAAG GTATAATTCGTCCTCAAACCCAACGAGGACTCCTAATGGGATCAAGCTTGGTAGTTCTTTAATTAATAATGGCCAAGAAGTTGCCAAGAAGTCAGTACGTGATATTCCAACTCATACAAATGAGAAATTTCTATATCCAAGTTCAAGTGGAACTGACAATATTATAGATAAGGGGTCCACCACTAATAGACTTTCCGAGGAACCATTACTTTCTAGAGACAAGGCGGaagcaacatcaacaattaAAGGTTTGTACTCATCATCAGCTTTCAAGCCTGCGAAAATTGACTTCAGAATCTCCCGTCAGCAAGTGCCTCAAGTTAAGCTTAAGCCTTGTAACATGCAAGCTACAGACAGTCTTGTTCCGCGAGGCTCTCACACAGACATCCTAGTTCATTACCACCACCATTATCACTTCCATGACCTAGATCAAGATTGCACTTCCACCCAGGTAGATTTCTCATTGAAGAAACTGACTGTGGGTGGCCCAAGTTGTGCTTCATTCAACAGTCTAGCTAGGCCTTGTGAAGGGAACCCTGAATATCACAGTTTGAACAGAAGTGCTTCGGGAAGTAACCGCGGAAGCAATGTGCTGGATGGAAGCTGCACAGCTATAAATGCTGGAGGCACAAATGGGGAAAGTGATAATGGGTTAGCTGGCAAAAATGGAAGTGGTGATGCCAGCGGCATTGGTTGTGGAAACACGACAAATCCTTCTAAACTTGCCGGAGAAGCAGCCTTGACCAAATTTTGtcagaagaagaaagatagaTGCTTTAAGAAAAAG GCAAATGCACTTTAA